In Panthera tigris isolate Pti1 chromosome B1, P.tigris_Pti1_mat1.1, whole genome shotgun sequence, the sequence TCAACCTAGTTACTCTATTACCCGATGAAGGCAAGCAGGGGCTTCCAATCTATACCTGTGTGGATATTACAGAACAAGTGTATTCAAGCCGGCCtcatttaaagaacaaaactttGTCCAACCCAGAGGCTGAATGGCCTCCAGACAGAAGGAGCTTTATGCATGAGGGAACCAGAAAAACTAGGTAGGCTATTATCAGCCGATAGGGTATGACCGAGGCAAAAGACTTCAGCACAAAAGCCCAAACTAATTGCTTTAATCCGAGCGCTACAACTACATAAAGAGTTAAGTATATATACTGCTTCTAAATATGGCTTCTTAATACTTCATGCTCATGCAGCCATCTGCAAAGAACGGGGACTATTAAATTCAAAAGGCTCCCctataaaacacaaagagaaaatgtttaacaTGATTAGGGGCTATACAGCTTCGTTAGGAGATGGCAGCTGTGTACTGTAAAGGACACCAAACAGACCAAACCACGATgagtaaaggaaacaattttgCGGATAGACTAGCAAGAGTGGCGGCAAGGAAGGAAGAGCTTGCTACACGGGTCTTAGCTCTAATTCCAGAAAACTCCTCTGCAAGAAATAAGCCCAAACTATACTCCCTCTGAGGCTCAATGCGCCTCACAGAGGGATCTGAAATGGATTCAAAGGGAAGGTATATATTGAATAACATGTATGTACTCCCCAAGGCATCgcaatggaaaataattaagccTTCTTCCGCCACTCCCGGTGCTGCTTGTGTGCTCCCTCGGTGTGGACACAGTACCTCTTTGGGGAAGCGGCAGCTGAGGGGACGTCGGCGCTCTCCATGGCCAACGAAAAGCCCAAGCAAGAAGTCACGACTAAGAACAATGATCATATTAATTTGAAGGTGGCAGGGCAGGATGGTTCTGTGGTGTACTTTAAGATTAAGAGGCATACGCTACTCAGTAAACTGATGAAAGCCTACTGTGAACGGCAGGGTTTGCCAATGAGGCAGGTCAGGTTCCGATTCGATGGGCACCCGATCAAGGAAACGGACACACCTGCACAGCTGGAAATGGAGGACGAAGACACAATTGATGTGTTCCAGCAGCAGACAGGAGGTGGCTACTAAGCAGGGATCCCGCCACTTTACTCTAGAACTCGGTTCCTCCAGACCAAGAAGATAGGCTCAATTAGAAAACCACAATTCGGTTCTACCACATCATGACTACTACAGTACAgctttctctgttccttcattttcccttccccGTTCCTTTATTGTGCATAGAGCAACTGTGTATGTGCACAACCAcactgcatttgtttttaaataaatggtcaaTGGTATGTTTTGACTGACATCAAGTGGGGAAAAATACTGGTTCCGTGAAAATATCCCTTTTCTCCATTAGTAGCATGCTCCTTCAGCTCTTATCTTTATATTCGAGTAAGTTGTTTTGCTCTCGTGgtttaacaaaaaaagaacaacataaaaATCTTTGCCCACGATCGTGCGATCGAAGAATTTTAATGCCCTTTGTAATTGTGAAAGCAGTgataattttataacttttttgtaTGTAGGTATTACATGTAGGGCAATCTGTCTCTAAGTAGGGATAAACTACTCTAAAAGAAATGGatcccaggggcgcctaggtggctcagtgggttgagcttccgacttcggctcagggcatgatctcacggtccgtgagttcaagccccacatcgggctctttgctgacagctcggagcctggagcctgtttcgggttctgtgtctccctctctctgaccctcccctgttcatgccctgtctctctgtgtctcaaaaataaacactaaaaaaatttttt encodes:
- the LOC107180475 gene encoding small ubiquitin-related modifier 2-like, translating into MANEKPKQEVTTKNNDHINLKVAGQDGSVVYFKIKRHTLLSKLMKAYCERQGLPMRQVRFRFDGHPIKETDTPAQLEMEDEDTIDVFQQQTGGGY